A single window of Deltaproteobacteria bacterium DNA harbors:
- a CDS encoding MBL fold metallo-hydrolase: protein MASDILSNLWQVGGPGFTAAEDAAIYLVRFGDRAALIDAGCGRAHEALVSNISRCIPETVTISYLLLTHCHYDHTGGAEAVRNAYGCRIVAHALDAIYLESGDSEVTAASWYGSRMRPLGIDIKIQEDVYPLSIGGGQVNAYHWPGHSPGSLVYTTEMEGKTVLFGQDVHGPLDPSLLSDPEAYRNSLKMLLELDADILCEGHFGVYQGKSAVQRFIRSFMV, encoded by the coding sequence ATGGCATCAGACATTCTTTCAAATTTGTGGCAGGTGGGAGGTCCGGGATTCACAGCGGCTGAAGACGCCGCCATCTACCTGGTGCGTTTCGGAGACAGGGCGGCCCTCATCGATGCCGGGTGTGGGAGGGCACATGAGGCCCTGGTATCCAACATTTCCAGGTGTATCCCTGAAACAGTGACCATTTCGTATCTGCTGCTCACCCATTGCCATTATGACCATACGGGCGGCGCTGAAGCCGTCAGAAACGCATATGGCTGCCGGATCGTTGCCCATGCCCTGGATGCGATCTATCTGGAATCCGGAGACAGTGAGGTGACTGCGGCTTCGTGGTACGGGTCACGGATGCGGCCCCTCGGCATTGACATCAAGATCCAGGAAGACGTTTATCCTCTTTCCATCGGAGGCGGACAGGTAAATGCTTATCATTGGCCGGGCCATTCTCCCGGGTCTCTGGTCTATACAACCGAGATGGAAGGCAAGACCGTCTTGTTCGGTCAAGATGTTCACGGCCCTCTCGACCCTTCACTTCTCTCCGACCCAGAGGCCTACCGGAATTCATTGAAAATGCTCCTGGAGCTGGATGCGGATATCCTCTGCGAAGGGCACTTCGGTGTGTACCAGGGGAAAAGCGCGGTTCAGCGCTTTATTCGGTCATTCATGGTGTAG
- a CDS encoding type II toxin-antitoxin system RelE/ParE family toxin: protein MIKTFADKETQQLFTVGKSRRLAPDLAKRAVRRLEYIHYATNLNDLLVPPSNRLHALKGDRKGQHSISINDQWRICFRFLEGDAYDVEITDYH from the coding sequence ATGATCAAAACATTTGCCGATAAGGAAACGCAGCAGCTTTTTACTGTTGGCAAATCAAGACGCCTGGCACCCGATTTGGCCAAGAGAGCTGTAAGGCGCTTGGAATACATCCATTACGCAACGAACCTGAATGACCTCTTGGTTCCCCCAAGTAATCGGCTGCACGCACTAAAAGGAGATCGAAAAGGACAACATTCAATATCGATCAACGACCAATGGCGAATTTGTTTCCGTTTCCTTGAAGGCGATGCCTACGACGTTGAAATAACCGATTATCATTAG
- a CDS encoding HigA family addiction module antidote protein — protein MALSNSKKREMPPTHPGEMLREDFMPDFDLTATTLAKALGVSRQTVNEILRERRAITPAMALRLSRLFGNSPEFWLTAQHSRDLWDSEQLFHKELSHIQPLHAA, from the coding sequence ATGGCTTTATCTAACTCAAAGAAGCGAGAAATGCCGCCAACACATCCTGGTGAAATGCTCAGAGAGGACTTCATGCCGGATTTTGATCTGACCGCAACGACCTTGGCTAAGGCCCTGGGGGTGTCACGCCAAACTGTGAATGAAATTTTGAGAGAACGGCGTGCCATAACACCTGCTATGGCGCTTAGATTATCTCGCCTTTTTGGAAACTCTCCAGAATTTTGGCTGACTGCACAACATTCCCGGGATTTGTGGGATTCCGAACAGCTGTTTCACAAGGAACTATCTCACATTCAACCGTTACATGCTGCCTAA
- a CDS encoding GAF domain-containing protein: protein MENMDANPYNREKITEDVLKEWQNLLDDTAEILCVPAGLITRVDGNEIEILLSSETEGNPYPAAYKSQYPDSGWYCEHTLKSRGLNLISNALQDSQWKDNPAAVDLHMISYLGLPIERSDGKQFGTVCFLDNKQNAHNDTHIKLVKQIKRMIELSLRIILAKEEIDRRDRLLDDLSKIYPICSYCKKVQDKTGKWISVEEYVHDISGAMASHGICPQCYKREITKIT, encoded by the coding sequence ATGGAAAATATGGATGCAAACCCGTACAATCGGGAAAAGATCACCGAAGACGTTTTGAAAGAATGGCAGAACCTGCTTGATGACACAGCTGAGATCCTTTGCGTGCCTGCGGGGCTGATCACGCGCGTTGACGGTAATGAAATTGAGATCCTCCTCTCAAGTGAGACTGAGGGCAACCCCTATCCGGCAGCGTACAAGTCACAGTACCCGGATTCCGGATGGTACTGTGAGCATACTCTGAAAAGCAGGGGGCTTAATCTAATTTCAAATGCTCTCCAAGATTCTCAGTGGAAAGACAATCCTGCTGCAGTCGACCTGCACATGATCTCCTACCTGGGATTGCCCATTGAACGCTCCGATGGAAAACAGTTCGGGACTGTGTGTTTCCTTGACAACAAGCAGAACGCGCATAATGACACACACATCAAACTGGTCAAGCAGATCAAAAGGATGATCGAACTGTCCCTTCGCATTATTTTAGCCAAGGAGGAGATAGACCGCCGGGATCGTTTGCTTGATGATTTGAGTAAGATTTACCCGATCTGCAGTTATTGCAAGAAGGTACAGGATAAAACGGGCAAGTGGATCTCGGTGGAAGAATATGTCCATGATATTTCCGGTGCCATGGCCTCTCACGGTATCTGCCCTCAGTGCTATAAAAGGGAGATCACAAAAATTACCTAA
- a CDS encoding amphi-Trp domain-containing protein, with translation MVKKKERDLEKTYSIKQTAAKLRRLADCLESGKPYQIQVAGERIRVPAHATFSIEHERDGNREEVEFQFKWEN, from the coding sequence ATGGTGAAGAAGAAGGAAAGAGATCTGGAGAAAACCTATTCCATCAAGCAGACAGCGGCCAAGTTGAGACGCCTGGCCGACTGCCTGGAGAGCGGCAAGCCGTATCAGATCCAGGTCGCGGGAGAGAGGATCCGCGTCCCGGCCCATGCCACATTCAGCATTGAACACGAAAGGGATGGAAACCGCGAGGAAGTCGAATTTCAGTTCAAGTGGGAGAACTGA
- a CDS encoding acetate--CoA ligase family protein, protein MKDDRSSQVFDALFKPQRIVVVGGSENRSKPGGKVLANIVEHHYQGTLHVVNPGGTRVMGLPTFASITDLPGVPELAVVAIPAARVAEALEQLGQKGTTAVVILSAGFGEKDEKGKTEEKRLLSIAQRFKMTLIGPNCSGFMTPCYSGKFAGIIPQLKARSIDFISGSGATVDLVMEQAVLRGLSFCNVVNVGNSAQIGVEDLIALYDENYGKEGSPILMLYLEALKKPGLLLKHARNLTRKGCAIVAIKSGVSQSGARAAASHTGAMASDDITVQALFDKAGIIRVKSKMELIDVACALQATGGALKGNRALVITDAGGPGVMLTDELERQGLVLPVLGANTQERLRRILPPEGSVANPIDCLPSRTASQVRQLLFTIGELETGNIDVIAIQVANPGMSDNREIYREVARAMKTSPIPVVPSLTSVSTCTGLIREFTDSGNFYFPDEVNLGSALGKVLRRRPVFEISGDLKDYDRVGIDKILSEHTGSLPVHVVTEALQKGGFVFPGQAEAASFEEFKTACEITGFPLAIKVLGPLHKSDLGGVRLGITGMGDAERSWHELMSISGAEGVVVQEMVGGIEVILGASRTDGLGHLVMFGLGGIYTEVLKDVRFALAPLSREECREMVTGIRGYPILEGIRGQKGISVELLTGYIERLGRLVSDFPVITELDLNPLKGCGDRLFVVDARMIVGQSV, encoded by the coding sequence ATGAAAGACGATCGTTCGTCGCAAGTATTTGATGCCCTTTTCAAGCCTCAACGCATTGTGGTGGTCGGGGGTAGTGAAAACCGCAGCAAGCCCGGGGGAAAGGTGCTTGCCAATATTGTTGAGCATCATTATCAGGGGACCCTCCATGTGGTAAACCCGGGCGGGACTCGGGTCATGGGCCTTCCCACATTCGCCTCCATCACCGATCTGCCCGGTGTGCCGGAGCTTGCCGTTGTCGCCATTCCGGCTGCGCGTGTGGCGGAGGCCCTGGAGCAGCTTGGCCAAAAGGGAACCACGGCCGTCGTCATCCTTTCCGCGGGTTTCGGTGAGAAGGACGAGAAAGGAAAAACAGAGGAAAAGCGGCTTCTTTCCATTGCACAGCGTTTCAAGATGACCCTCATCGGGCCGAACTGCTCCGGTTTCATGACCCCCTGCTACAGTGGAAAGTTCGCGGGCATCATTCCGCAACTGAAAGCCCGGTCCATCGATTTCATCAGCGGGTCCGGGGCCACCGTGGACCTGGTGATGGAGCAGGCAGTGCTGCGCGGTCTGTCCTTCTGTAACGTGGTGAACGTGGGGAATTCCGCACAAATCGGTGTGGAGGACCTGATCGCGCTGTATGATGAAAATTATGGGAAAGAGGGCTCGCCCATCCTGATGCTTTACCTGGAGGCCCTTAAGAAACCCGGACTCCTGTTGAAACACGCCCGGAACCTGACCCGAAAGGGGTGCGCCATCGTGGCCATCAAATCCGGTGTTTCACAATCGGGCGCCAGGGCCGCGGCAAGCCACACTGGCGCCATGGCCTCCGATGATATCACGGTTCAGGCCCTGTTCGATAAGGCGGGCATCATACGGGTGAAGAGCAAGATGGAACTCATAGATGTGGCCTGTGCGCTCCAGGCCACGGGCGGGGCGCTTAAGGGTAACCGCGCCCTTGTCATTACCGATGCAGGAGGTCCGGGCGTGATGCTCACCGATGAACTGGAGCGGCAGGGCCTCGTTTTGCCGGTGCTTGGCGCAAATACTCAAGAGCGGCTGCGACGGATACTCCCCCCGGAGGGTTCGGTGGCCAACCCCATCGACTGCCTTCCATCCAGAACGGCCTCTCAGGTACGGCAGCTCCTTTTCACGATTGGTGAACTGGAGACCGGAAACATCGATGTCATTGCCATCCAGGTAGCAAATCCGGGAATGTCCGATAACAGGGAGATCTATCGGGAGGTCGCCCGGGCCATGAAGACCTCCCCCATCCCCGTGGTGCCCTCGTTGACCTCTGTCAGCACATGCACCGGCTTGATCAGGGAATTTACCGACAGCGGCAATTTCTATTTTCCCGATGAGGTGAACCTGGGGAGCGCCCTGGGCAAAGTGCTGCGCAGGCGGCCGGTCTTTGAGATCTCCGGGGACCTGAAAGACTATGACCGGGTGGGCATTGATAAGATATTGTCAGAACACACCGGGTCCTTACCCGTACATGTGGTGACGGAGGCCCTTCAAAAGGGAGGGTTTGTTTTTCCGGGCCAGGCAGAAGCCGCGTCATTCGAGGAATTCAAGACAGCCTGCGAAATTACAGGCTTTCCCCTGGCGATCAAGGTCCTCGGGCCTCTCCATAAGAGTGATCTCGGCGGCGTGAGGCTGGGAATCACCGGTATGGGAGACGCGGAACGGTCCTGGCACGAGTTGATGTCGATATCGGGCGCAGAGGGTGTGGTGGTCCAGGAGATGGTGGGGGGTATCGAGGTGATCCTGGGGGCGAGTCGCACCGACGGTCTCGGCCACCTGGTGATGTTCGGCCTGGGGGGTATCTATACGGAGGTATTGAAGGATGTCCGGTTTGCACTCGCCCCTCTGTCGAGGGAAGAGTGCCGTGAGATGGTGACGGGCATCCGGGGCTATCCCATCCTTGAGGGGATCCGTGGACAGAAGGGGATCTCCGTGGAACTTCTGACCGGTTACATTGAAAGGTTGGGCCGTCTGGTGTCTGATTTTCCGGTTATCACCGAGCTCGATCTCAATCCGCTCAAGGGATGCGGGGACAGGTTATTCGTGGTCGATGCAAGAATGATCGTGGGGCAATCAGTGTAA
- a CDS encoding MBL fold metallo-hydrolase translates to MSYWPGSNRASSSSALVVNDTIYLIDLGQGSTARLNEAFNSQSVVNADGSYMDNPSSTFLDKVKALFFTHLHQDHIADYANLLLIGAGCHLGNPSPYGWGQNPLQVIGPCNRGQLDINNNPNIPDKEIDSWIIWTDNSDPALVTPTPGTIQMTDLVLQAFAQAVNDLMLDDGYPNYRSLVEVTEIGRLLQTQDSPTCPLMAPFPVYPAGGGRDENGVSVQATLVDHHQAYPAFAFRFDTPDGSVVFSGDTGPNTTGNRDLVKGDPELAYGNLQILADGADVLVHEVIDTAWVNKKFGENPAKTSPLYVLKEHMLSAHTQIERVGQVATFCNVKTLVINHIVPGMAPMSHLENAGQNFLGNLIISEDLMQIGVSTFGGVVL, encoded by the coding sequence GTGAGCTACTGGCCGGGATCAAACCGCGCGAGCTCCTCATCGGCGCTGGTCGTTAACGACACGATCTATCTCATTGATCTTGGACAGGGTTCCACTGCCCGGCTTAACGAGGCGTTCAATTCACAGAGTGTTGTAAATGCGGACGGCTCATATATGGACAATCCGTCTTCTACCTTTCTCGACAAAGTGAAAGCGCTCTTCTTTACGCATCTCCATCAGGACCATATCGCCGATTACGCCAACTTACTCCTGATCGGTGCCGGGTGCCATCTCGGCAATCCTTCGCCTTATGGCTGGGGCCAAAATCCACTGCAGGTCATAGGTCCCTGCAACCGAGGACAGCTGGATATCAACAATAATCCCAATATCCCGGATAAGGAGATAGACTCATGGATTATCTGGACAGACAATTCGGATCCTGCCTTGGTCACTCCAACGCCCGGTACCATACAGATGACCGACCTTGTCCTGCAGGCCTTTGCCCAGGCCGTCAATGATCTCATGCTCGATGACGGATATCCCAACTACAGAAGTCTGGTGGAGGTTACTGAGATCGGCAGGCTTCTCCAAACCCAGGACAGCCCCACCTGCCCTTTGATGGCGCCGTTTCCGGTATATCCCGCGGGGGGTGGCAGAGACGAAAACGGCGTCAGCGTGCAGGCCACGCTCGTGGATCATCATCAGGCATATCCGGCATTTGCATTTCGGTTCGACACGCCTGATGGATCGGTAGTTTTCTCGGGCGATACGGGCCCCAACACTACAGGCAACCGAGACCTTGTGAAAGGAGATCCGGAACTCGCTTATGGCAACCTGCAGATACTTGCTGACGGCGCTGATGTTTTGGTTCATGAGGTTATCGACACGGCATGGGTCAATAAAAAGTTTGGGGAAAACCCGGCCAAGACCTCACCGCTTTATGTCCTTAAGGAGCACATGTTAAGCGCGCACACGCAAATTGAACGGGTCGGGCAGGTTGCAACGTTTTGCAATGTCAAGACGCTGGTTATCAACCATATCGTGCCGGGCATGGCTCCGATGTCGCATCTGGAAAATGCCGGGCAGAACTTCTTGGGAAACCTGATTATCAGTGAGGACCTCATGCAAATTGGTGTAAGCACGTTTGGTGGTGTTGTGCTGTGA
- a CDS encoding cupin domain-containing protein has product MTVPYQIRFDQIEWETPMIGVRQKYADRDGRRIRLVEYSKEMPPHWCEKGHCGYLISGKMEIEYAGGTITYCQGDGIYIPDGPSHKHRGKVLSDKALVFFMEKI; this is encoded by the coding sequence ATGACCGTCCCTTACCAGATACGTTTTGATCAGATAGAATGGGAAACGCCGATGATCGGGGTGAGGCAGAAATACGCTGATCGCGATGGCCGGCGTATCCGGCTGGTTGAGTATTCAAAGGAAATGCCTCCCCATTGGTGTGAAAAGGGGCATTGCGGCTACCTGATCAGTGGAAAAATGGAAATCGAATATGCCGGCGGTACAATTACATATTGTCAAGGGGATGGAATTTACATCCCTGACGGACCTTCCCATAAACATAGAGGCAAGGTCCTTTCGGATAAGGCATTGGTGTTCTTCATGGAAAAAATATGA
- a CDS encoding lytic transglycosylase domain-containing protein: MTAQDYLSNPVIVRSAPSSGAFQRRIERSPVKTIESAKKLDPQPTDVSPKGKQKEVKASGKDTVSQKIEKSIQNAAQKYSLPPELIRGVIQAESSFRVHAISSAGARGLMQLMPATASSLGVEDPFDIDQNIDGGSRYLRSMLDRFGNDLNKALAAYNAGPGTVERYNGSVPYQETRNYVKRVREYSQMTA; encoded by the coding sequence CTGACAGCCCAGGATTATCTGTCCAATCCTGTTATTGTAAGATCAGCGCCGTCTTCAGGGGCTTTTCAAAGAAGGATCGAACGCTCTCCAGTCAAGACCATAGAGTCTGCTAAAAAACTGGATCCGCAGCCTACCGATGTTTCCCCCAAAGGCAAGCAAAAAGAGGTAAAAGCTTCCGGAAAAGATACCGTGTCGCAGAAAATCGAAAAAAGTATTCAGAATGCAGCTCAAAAGTATTCATTGCCGCCTGAGCTGATAAGGGGTGTGATTCAGGCTGAATCGAGTTTTCGGGTCCATGCCATTTCTTCTGCCGGGGCCAGGGGCCTGATGCAGTTGATGCCCGCAACAGCCAGTTCCCTGGGGGTAGAAGATCCATTTGATATTGATCAGAATATTGATGGCGGAAGCCGCTATTTGAGATCCATGCTCGATCGGTTCGGAAATGATCTGAATAAGGCCCTTGCGGCGTATAACGCGGGTCCTGGTACGGTTGAACGATACAACGGAAGTGTGCCCTATCAGGAGACCCGGAACTATGTGAAGCGGGTCCGCGAGTATTCCCAAATGACGGCATGA